The Deltaproteobacteria bacterium genome includes a window with the following:
- a CDS encoding phosphotransferase, whose product MSTRFPFRADDLTLAAINALVHTLHPEVDVAHFEVRETFLFGSGQVSTAGRIALSVTYEGERAAEFPREVVLKVARPELGALPLYANEVSFYTRLRRELGTHVETPRCVGGIHDATTGMFGLALEDLRTRGATFSNVKTPHSIADMHSLLDSAARLHAAYWESPRFATDLRWVQTHVEGELHAFFEHPDLVPALIRQQVTDVQFKRELVQAIGQTPDTLHAQVRRVQAHHARLPRTVVHGDMHAGNTYRLPDGTGGLVDPQLSVRGFCMHDVTYLLATGLSVEQRRRHERELLAYYLDRLRAAGVERPPDPHAAFLEYRRAVAWCVYVGWLTTPIENYGWEITVMNHVRLLTAYRDLETAAAIASLPDA is encoded by the coding sequence GTGAGTACGCGGTTCCCTTTCCGCGCGGACGACCTGACGCTCGCTGCAATAAACGCCCTCGTCCATACACTGCACCCGGAGGTCGACGTGGCCCACTTCGAGGTCCGAGAGACGTTCCTCTTCGGCTCCGGGCAGGTGTCGACGGCGGGCCGCATCGCGTTGAGCGTCACGTACGAAGGAGAACGCGCTGCCGAGTTCCCGCGGGAGGTGGTGCTCAAGGTCGCGCGTCCCGAGCTTGGCGCGCTCCCGCTCTATGCGAACGAGGTTTCGTTCTACACGCGCCTGCGGCGGGAGCTCGGCACGCACGTCGAGACGCCGCGCTGCGTCGGCGGAATCCACGACGCTACGACGGGCATGTTCGGTCTCGCTCTCGAGGATCTCCGTACGCGGGGAGCGACTTTTTCGAACGTCAAGACGCCGCACTCGATCGCCGACATGCACTCCCTTCTCGACTCGGCGGCGCGGCTGCACGCGGCCTACTGGGAGAGCCCCCGATTCGCGACGGATCTCCGCTGGGTGCAGACGCACGTCGAGGGGGAGCTGCATGCGTTCTTCGAACATCCGGATCTCGTACCTGCGCTGATCCGCCAGCAGGTCACCGACGTGCAGTTCAAGCGCGAGCTGGTCCAGGCGATCGGGCAGACGCCGGATACGCTGCACGCGCAGGTGCGTCGGGTGCAGGCGCACCACGCGCGGCTACCACGCACGGTCGTGCACGGCGACATGCACGCGGGGAACACCTACCGGCTCCCGGATGGGACCGGGGGCTTGGTCGACCCGCAGCTCAGCGTGCGCGGCTTCTGCATGCACGACGTCACGTACCTCCTGGCGACCGGGTTGTCCGTAGAGCAGCGCCGCCGGCACGAGCGCGAGCTGCTCGCGTACTACCTCGACCGTCTGCGAGCTGCAGGCGTTGAGCGCCCGCCCGATCCGCATGCCGCATTCCTCGAGTACCGCCGCGCGGTGGCATGGTGCGTGTACGTCGGCTGGCTCACCACTCCCATCGAGAACTACGGCTGGGAGATCACGGTAATGAACCATGTGCGCCTCCTGACCGCCTACCGCGATCTCGAGACGGCCGCAGCGATCGCTTCCCTACCCGATGCCTGA
- a CDS encoding cytochrome b N-terminal domain-containing protein — MLTSIAELLRAERDRTVPGHVNLLHYLGGLTAIFFALEVATGLLLTIYYRPSAAGAYYSTGVIMDEVRLGWLIRSVHRWGADLLILLSLTHLARVYFARAYQAPRQLNWTVGILLFVLLLTASFTGMLLPWDQYAYWYTDSARAAIAAVPVLGKMMLTLFWGGWEISEEVLLRFYALHVGMVPWLAASLVFVHVLLVWRFGIKEPARAAGAAPVPFVPDFLLNLLIAVLLVGGLLLSVSVIFPATLLAPADPLSALPQPQPRWYFQPLRELLQDLPGWGAGLGAVAFLLALFLIPALDRRPAPPLWQKGLQRAVGVAVIAAALLLGARGYLR; from the coding sequence GTGTTGACGTCGATCGCCGAGCTTCTTCGCGCCGAACGTGATCGCACGGTTCCGGGCCACGTCAACCTGCTGCACTACCTGGGCGGCCTGACGGCGATCTTCTTCGCGCTCGAGGTCGCCACCGGTCTATTGCTGACGATCTACTACCGGCCCTCAGCGGCGGGGGCCTATTACAGCACGGGCGTGATCATGGACGAGGTGCGCTTGGGCTGGCTGATCCGCTCGGTGCACCGCTGGGGTGCCGACCTGTTGATCCTGCTGAGCCTCACGCACCTGGCCCGCGTATACTTTGCCCGCGCCTACCAGGCCCCGCGCCAACTCAACTGGACGGTCGGCATCCTCCTGTTCGTGCTGCTGCTAACTGCGAGTTTTACCGGCATGCTGCTGCCGTGGGATCAGTATGCGTACTGGTACACCGACTCGGCCCGCGCCGCGATCGCGGCGGTGCCGGTACTGGGCAAGATGATGCTGACGCTGTTTTGGGGCGGCTGGGAGATCAGCGAAGAGGTGCTGCTGCGGTTCTACGCTCTGCACGTCGGCATGGTGCCCTGGCTGGCGGCCAGCTTGGTGTTCGTGCACGTGCTGCTGGTGTGGCGTTTCGGTATCAAGGAGCCGGCGCGGGCCGCCGGGGCCGCGCCGGTGCCGTTCGTGCCGGATTTCTTGCTCAACCTGCTGATCGCGGTGTTGCTCGTCGGCGGGCTGCTGCTGTCGGTGTCGGTGATCTTCCCGGCAACCTTGCTGGCACCGGCCGATCCGCTGTCAGCGCTGCCGCAGCCGCAGCCGCGCTGGTACTTTCAGCCGCTGCGCGAGTTGTTGCAGGATCTGCCGGGTTGGGGTGCGGGCTTGGGGGCGGTGGCCTTTCTGTTGGCGTTGTTCCTGATTCCGGCGCTCGACCGCAGGCCGGCGCCGCCGCTGTGGCAGAAGGGTTTGCAACGGGCCGTGGGCGTGGCGGTGATCGCCGCGGCGCTGCTGTTGGGGGCGCGGGGATACCTGCGGTAA
- a CDS encoding cytochrome c has product MKVRALTLAAALVIPAAAAWAVDGTALYEKKCKTCHSIGGVAGPMAKTGGALDGVGAKRDATWLREYFKDPKSKIPESKFPKLTLSDEEWEALVAYMLTLK; this is encoded by the coding sequence ATGAAAGTGCGTGCGTTGACCTTGGCGGCTGCGTTAGTCATTCCGGCCGCCGCGGCGTGGGCCGTGGACGGCACGGCCCTCTACGAGAAGAAGTGCAAGACCTGCCACAGCATCGGCGGCGTCGCCGGGCCGATGGCCAAGACCGGCGGCGCGCTCGACGGCGTCGGCGCCAAGCGCGATGCCACCTGGCTGCGGGAGTACTTCAAGGACCCGAAGTCGAAGATCCCCGAGTCCAAGTTCCCCAAGCTGACGCTCTCCGACGAGGAGTGGGAGGCGCTGGTGGCCTACATGCTGACGCTGAAGTAG
- a CDS encoding amidohydrolase produces the protein MSVTLASPNQPTAIAFTGGRILTLDATLGEPEVLIIDNGRIAAAGERALLQAYAGVAVEPLGGRTLVPGFIDAHNHLSIAALHPLWADLSQVRSLEEMKQALAAQAAREPEARWIRGANWNEVTTNVLPDRHDLDALGFDRPVIVAHYTLHQGVVSSHGLDDLGIGPETPDPPGGVIARGTDGKPSGLLVECAWSQAHARSLAAYRQPERWAELIAARGRQLLRDGITCVHDAACSPAAEAVYRALHRAGTLPLAVLMMPHPEAILTGLAPERLEGPLTGDGDEWLRVGPLKLFADGGIAPAMDVSIAGMRSAFGIEIPGLAAGVAQAVERGFRVAVHAIGNVGLRNALAAFSLAARARDLDHRFRVEHACLASPPQIEEMASLGAVGVVQPGFLHHIGQAVEAVPWDEEIWLPFGAMAAAGVALAASSDDPCAFHQPLLTAACGTTRRTGSGGVLGLEQALGYERWLHAYSAGAAYAGGQEHERGTLTPGKRADLVVLEGALEAEHPPRVRQTWVAGRLAYGEPLPRAGT, from the coding sequence GTGAGCGTGACATTGGCCAGCCCTAACCAGCCCACCGCGATCGCGTTCACCGGTGGGCGCATCCTCACGCTCGACGCCACTCTCGGCGAGCCGGAAGTGCTGATCATCGACAACGGCCGTATCGCCGCGGCCGGCGAGCGGGCGCTGCTGCAAGCCTATGCGGGCGTGGCGGTCGAGCCCTTGGGCGGGCGCACGCTCGTGCCTGGTTTTATCGACGCCCACAATCATCTCTCGATTGCGGCGCTGCATCCGCTGTGGGCCGACCTCTCGCAGGTGCGCTCGCTCGAAGAAATGAAGCAAGCACTGGCGGCGCAGGCGGCGCGCGAGCCCGAGGCGCGCTGGATTCGCGGCGCAAACTGGAACGAAGTCACCACCAATGTGTTGCCTGACCGCCATGACCTCGATGCGCTCGGCTTCGATCGGCCGGTGATCGTGGCGCACTACACGCTGCACCAAGGCGTGGTCAGCTCGCACGGGCTCGATGACTTGGGCATCGGGCCCGAGACACCCGATCCACCTGGCGGGGTGATCGCACGGGGTACCGACGGAAAGCCGAGCGGCTTACTCGTCGAGTGCGCCTGGAGCCAGGCGCATGCCCGCTCGCTGGCGGCCTACCGCCAACCCGAGCGCTGGGCCGAGTTGATCGCCGCCCGCGGGCGCCAGCTCTTGCGCGACGGCATCACCTGCGTGCACGACGCCGCTTGTTCACCGGCGGCCGAGGCGGTTTACCGTGCCCTGCACCGGGCCGGCACGCTGCCGCTGGCGGTGCTGATGATGCCGCACCCCGAGGCGATTCTGACGGGGCTGGCGCCGGAACGTCTGGAGGGGCCGCTCACTGGCGACGGCGATGAGTGGCTGCGCGTGGGTCCGCTCAAACTGTTCGCCGATGGCGGCATCGCCCCGGCGATGGACGTGAGCATCGCCGGCATGCGTAGCGCTTTCGGGATCGAGATCCCGGGCCTGGCGGCGGGCGTGGCGCAAGCGGTCGAGCGCGGCTTTCGCGTCGCCGTCCACGCCATCGGGAACGTAGGACTGCGTAACGCCCTGGCGGCGTTTAGCCTGGCTGCCCGCGCGCGCGACCTGGACCATCGCTTCCGCGTCGAGCACGCCTGCCTGGCCTCGCCTCCCCAGATCGAGGAGATGGCGAGCCTGGGCGCGGTGGGCGTGGTGCAACCTGGCTTTCTGCACCACATCGGCCAAGCGGTCGAGGCGGTGCCGTGGGACGAAGAGATTTGGCTGCCGTTCGGCGCCATGGCGGCTGCCGGTGTCGCCCTGGCGGCATCGTCCGACGACCCGTGCGCTTTCCACCAGCCGCTGCTGACGGCTGCCTGCGGGACCACGCGCCGCACCGGCTCGGGCGGCGTTCTCGGCCTTGAGCAAGCGCTCGGCTACGAGCGCTGGCTGCACGCTTACAGTGCCGGTGCGGCATATGCCGGCGGGCAGGAGCACGAGCGCGGCACGCTCACGCCCGGCAAACGCGCCGACTTGGTGGTGCTCGAAGGCGCACTCGAGGCCGAACATCCGCCGCGCGTCAGGCAAACCTGGGTTGCCGGCCGGCTCGCTTACGGCGAGCCGCTGCCGCGCGCCGGCACATAG
- a CDS encoding carboxypeptidase regulatory-like domain-containing protein, with amino-acid sequence MRRGTQGWLLAGALLVLIGPAAAEYREVAVSNGGTISGRVRAAGELPVLPPHPVFKHQDNCGAAIADERLVAGQSGELRNAVVYLTGISAGKAVPRERALRLDNSKCAFVPHVLSASVGQTIEIHNSDPFLHDAHALLGSRTVFNVAIPKGRTVRRPLAYAGLIQLNCNVRHTWMQAYLYVAEHPYHAVTDDRGQFTLSEVPPGKYTLTVWHELLGSVDREVTVESGKTTTVDVDLKAVAPEASELHE; translated from the coding sequence ATGCGCAGAGGAACTCAGGGATGGCTGCTGGCGGGCGCGCTGCTCGTGCTCATCGGGCCGGCGGCGGCGGAATACCGCGAGGTGGCGGTGAGTAATGGGGGCACGATCAGCGGGCGCGTGCGCGCCGCCGGCGAACTGCCGGTTCTGCCCCCCCATCCGGTATTCAAGCATCAAGACAACTGCGGCGCGGCGATCGCCGATGAACGCTTGGTGGCAGGCCAGAGCGGTGAGCTGCGCAACGCCGTCGTCTACCTGACGGGAATCAGCGCCGGCAAAGCCGTGCCGCGCGAGCGAGCGCTGCGATTGGATAACAGCAAATGCGCCTTCGTGCCGCACGTGCTCAGCGCCAGCGTCGGCCAGACCATCGAGATCCACAACAGCGATCCGTTCCTGCACGACGCCCACGCCTTGCTGGGCTCGCGCACCGTCTTCAACGTCGCCATCCCCAAGGGGCGGACGGTACGCAGGCCACTGGCCTACGCCGGGCTCATCCAGCTCAACTGCAACGTTCGCCACACCTGGATGCAAGCCTACCTCTACGTCGCCGAGCACCCCTATCACGCCGTCACCGATGATCGCGGCCAATTCACGCTCAGTGAGGTGCCGCCTGGCAAGTATACGCTCACCGTCTGGCATGAACTGCTCGGCAGTGTTGACCGGGAGGTGACGGTTGAAAGTGGCAAGACCACTACGGTTGATGTGGACCTGAAGGCGGTGGCTCCAGAAGCATCGGAACTGCACGAATAA
- a CDS encoding response regulator: MNVDDGVNVLLVDDRPENLLATEAVLAQDGYNLFTASSGEQALRQILKRDFAVILLDVNMPGMDGLETATLIRQRERSQYTPIIFVTATDVNGTQLLRSYLAGAVDYLFHPLVPEVLRAKVAVFADLFRAARALERVGAELERRVEARTRELAAANVRLQAEMGECERMQQELRHSEVLAALGALVAGVAHEVRNPLFAITGTLDAFEARFGQQQEHQPFIAALRGAAGRLRQLTADLLDYGKVQELELAPGALADVVSYAVRECGPAAAASGVRFETSLAPGLPPVAMDASRLQQAVQNLIQNAVQHAPRGSDVVTEVELVPGEAGTAWVECRVRDRGPGFRPEDLPRVFEPFFSHRQGGTGLGLAIVRRTVESHGGTVTASNHPGGGALVALRLPVGKPPAPMPEPASPSDPPAERNRPRRSRRR, translated from the coding sequence ATGAACGTGGACGATGGCGTCAACGTGCTGCTGGTCGACGACCGGCCGGAGAACCTGCTGGCGACAGAGGCCGTCCTCGCCCAAGACGGGTACAACCTCTTCACTGCAAGCTCCGGCGAGCAGGCGCTGCGCCAGATCCTCAAGCGCGACTTCGCCGTCATCTTGCTCGACGTCAACATGCCCGGCATGGACGGCTTGGAGACGGCGACGCTGATTCGCCAGCGCGAGCGCTCGCAATACACGCCGATAATTTTCGTCACCGCAACCGATGTTAACGGCACCCAACTGCTGCGCAGCTACCTCGCTGGGGCCGTGGATTACCTGTTTCATCCGCTGGTGCCGGAGGTCTTGCGCGCGAAAGTCGCGGTCTTTGCCGACCTCTTCCGGGCCGCGCGGGCATTGGAACGGGTGGGCGCCGAGCTCGAACGCCGAGTCGAGGCGCGCACGCGCGAGCTGGCGGCAGCCAATGTGCGGCTACAGGCGGAGATGGGGGAGTGCGAGCGCATGCAGCAGGAGCTGCGGCACAGCGAAGTGCTGGCGGCGTTGGGGGCACTGGTAGCGGGCGTCGCTCACGAGGTGCGCAATCCGCTGTTTGCGATCACCGGCACGCTCGATGCCTTCGAGGCGCGCTTTGGCCAGCAGCAAGAGCATCAGCCGTTCATCGCGGCGCTGCGCGGTGCCGCCGGTCGGCTGCGCCAGCTCACGGCTGACTTGCTCGACTACGGCAAGGTGCAGGAGCTGGAGTTGGCTCCGGGGGCACTCGCCGACGTCGTAAGCTACGCCGTGCGCGAGTGCGGGCCCGCGGCGGCGGCCTCGGGGGTGCGGTTCGAGACCTCGCTGGCGCCGGGTCTGCCGCCCGTGGCCATGGACGCATCAAGGTTGCAACAGGCGGTGCAGAACCTGATCCAGAACGCCGTGCAACATGCGCCCCGGGGTAGTGACGTAGTGACAGAAGTCGAGTTGGTGCCCGGCGAAGCGGGCACCGCTTGGGTCGAATGCCGGGTGCGAGACCGCGGCCCGGGCTTTCGCCCCGAGGACCTGCCGCGCGTCTTCGAGCCGTTCTTTTCGCACCGCCAAGGCGGCACGGGCTTGGGGTTGGCCATCGTGCGACGCACCGTCGAAAGTCACGGCGGCACGGTGACGGCATCTAACCACCCCGGCGGAGGCGCGCTGGTGGCGTTGCGCTTGCCGGTCGGCAAGCCCCCGGCCCCCATGCCGGAGCCGGCAAGCCCCAGCGATCCGCCCGCCGAGCGCAATCGGCCGCGGCGTTCGCGCCGGCGCTGA
- a CDS encoding Rieske (2Fe-2S) protein, producing MSQLLAGTLLTGVAGALGSTIAFLFPPEEVSSTLGPRRVKVASADEMLPGEGKLMLVDEEPVWVVRRAKGFAGLSAWCTHKGCVIKWDEQSRLFRCPCHEGQFDERGNVISGLPLRPLARFRVGVVRGEVYVSRGDERSV from the coding sequence TTGAGCCAACTGCTCGCGGGCACGTTGCTCACCGGGGTAGCCGGCGCATTGGGCTCGACCATCGCCTTTTTGTTTCCGCCTGAGGAAGTCAGCTCGACGCTGGGCCCGCGCCGCGTCAAGGTCGCCAGCGCCGATGAGATGCTGCCGGGCGAGGGCAAGCTCATGCTGGTGGACGAGGAGCCGGTGTGGGTGGTGCGGCGGGCCAAGGGGTTCGCCGGCTTATCGGCGTGGTGCACGCACAAGGGCTGTGTCATCAAGTGGGACGAGCAGAGCCGGCTGTTTCGTTGCCCGTGCCACGAAGGCCAATTCGACGAGCGCGGCAACGTCATCTCCGGCCTCCCGCTGCGGCCGCTGGCGCGCTTCCGCGTCGGCGTGGTGCGCGGTGAGGTGTACGTCTCGCGCGGCGACGAGCGCAGCGTCTAG
- a CDS encoding methylamine utilization protein, producing the protein MIGRRQVTGLLLATAMALGASAHAAGDGAIVKGTVTLPEQGGSPQDVVVSLEGSAGTPAPAKAVIDQKDMKFVPHVVAVVAGSTVEFLNSDAFLHNVFSTSAAKHFDLGMFGRGESRSVTFETPGVVDVKCNVHPHMEAFVVVLANPYFAQPDSQGKFQISGIPPGRYKLRAWHESLKAVETWVNLDPAKLQTVDLRFKK; encoded by the coding sequence ATGATCGGAAGACGTCAGGTTACGGGTTTGCTGCTGGCCACGGCAATGGCGCTCGGCGCCAGCGCCCATGCTGCCGGCGACGGCGCCATCGTCAAGGGCACGGTGACGTTGCCGGAGCAGGGCGGTTCGCCGCAGGACGTCGTGGTCTCGCTCGAGGGCAGCGCCGGCACGCCCGCGCCGGCTAAGGCGGTGATCGATCAGAAGGACATGAAGTTCGTCCCGCACGTGGTCGCGGTGGTCGCCGGCAGCACCGTGGAGTTCCTCAACAGCGACGCCTTCTTGCACAACGTCTTTTCCACCTCGGCGGCCAAGCACTTCGATCTCGGCATGTTCGGGCGCGGCGAATCACGCAGCGTGACGTTCGAGACCCCGGGCGTGGTCGACGTCAAGTGCAACGTGCACCCGCACATGGAGGCCTTCGTGGTGGTTCTGGCCAACCCCTACTTCGCCCAGCCGGATTCCCAGGGCAAGTTCCAGATCAGCGGCATTCCCCCCGGCCGCTACAAGCTGCGGGCCTGGCACGAATCGCTCAAAGCGGTCGAGACCTGGGTCAACCTCGACCCCGCGAAGTTGCAGACGGTGGACTTGCGTTTCAAGAAATAG
- a CDS encoding SDR family NAD(P)-dependent oxidoreductase, whose product MDYRDQVVIVTGASSGIGEVTAKAFARRGASVVAVARREDRLQELLRQCRVHAPASHYLAGDLGQRSFAERVIDDTVARFGRLDILINNAAISKHKQIYHLSADEAEHVMQVNFLSAVWTTLAAIPYMLRAGGGTIVNVSSFAAKVAPPREAIYAASKAALSSFTEGLWNDLAGANIHAALINPGPIDTEIWLKEDEPVAYKGPKYPPQIVTDAIFEAIEKRRYEITAPRHNLQLMTARFLRLCLPALLRFGMAKTDPVLAAVVEKARARARQGKRLGDLADDQP is encoded by the coding sequence GTGGACTATCGTGACCAGGTCGTGATCGTAACCGGGGCGTCGTCGGGCATCGGCGAAGTCACCGCCAAAGCCTTTGCCCGGCGCGGCGCCAGCGTCGTCGCCGTAGCGCGGCGCGAGGACCGCTTGCAGGAGCTGCTGCGCCAATGCCGGGTGCACGCCCCCGCATCACATTACCTGGCCGGTGATCTCGGCCAGCGCAGCTTCGCCGAGCGGGTGATCGACGACACCGTCGCGCGCTTCGGCCGCCTCGACATCCTCATCAACAACGCCGCCATTTCCAAGCACAAACAGATCTACCACCTGTCGGCGGACGAGGCCGAGCACGTCATGCAGGTCAATTTCCTTTCGGCGGTGTGGACCACCTTGGCCGCCATCCCCTACATGCTGCGCGCCGGCGGCGGCACCATTGTCAACGTCTCCTCTTTCGCCGCCAAAGTGGCGCCACCGCGCGAGGCGATCTACGCCGCCTCCAAGGCCGCGCTCAGCAGTTTCACCGAAGGGCTGTGGAACGACCTCGCCGGCGCCAACATCCACGCCGCCCTGATCAACCCCGGGCCGATCGATACCGAAATCTGGCTCAAGGAAGACGAGCCGGTGGCGTACAAGGGTCCGAAGTACCCGCCGCAGATCGTCACCGACGCGATCTTCGAGGCGATCGAAAAACGGCGCTACGAGATTACCGCACCGCGGCACAACCTCCAGCTGATGACGGCGCGCTTCCTGCGGCTGTGCCTGCCCGCACTACTGCGCTTCGGCATGGCCAAGACCGATCCGGTCCTCGCCGCGGTGGTGGAGAAGGCCCGCGCCCGCGCCCGCCAAGGTAAGCGCCTCGGCGACCTCGCCGACGACCAGCCGTGA
- a CDS encoding SDR family oxidoreductase, whose protein sequence is MARLQSWKGKVAVVTGASSGIGRLLSLRLAREQARLALVARREAELNALAEEIRRAGGEALVLPCDVGERAQVFAAADHVRRHFGPVEVLVNNAGYGRHRRFLEWELDDIERMMQVNFLGSVYWTKALLPHMVEQRRGWVVFIASVAGKIGVPDESVYAASKFAMVGLAEALSLEVEDSGVHVLTVCPGAINTPFFDAEALERMSPVSRRSMIEPAPLIEAIMKALARGQHDITVPRAITAGYIVRALAPGLMRRNVKRMVLDATKPAR, encoded by the coding sequence ATGGCGCGGTTGCAGTCATGGAAGGGAAAGGTTGCGGTGGTGACCGGGGCCTCGAGCGGCATCGGCCGGCTGCTATCGTTGCGCTTGGCGCGCGAGCAGGCGCGGCTGGCGCTGGTGGCCCGGCGCGAGGCCGAGCTGAATGCCCTCGCCGAGGAGATCCGGCGCGCCGGCGGCGAGGCGCTGGTGCTCCCGTGTGACGTCGGCGAACGCGCGCAGGTGTTCGCGGCGGCTGACCATGTGCGCCGCCATTTCGGCCCGGTCGAGGTGCTGGTGAACAACGCCGGCTACGGCCGCCACCGGCGCTTCCTCGAGTGGGAGCTCGATGACATCGAGCGTATGATGCAGGTGAACTTCCTCGGCAGCGTGTACTGGACCAAAGCGCTACTGCCGCACATGGTCGAGCAGCGCCGCGGCTGGGTCGTTTTCATCGCCTCGGTTGCCGGTAAGATCGGCGTGCCCGACGAGAGTGTCTATGCCGCCTCGAAGTTCGCCATGGTCGGCCTGGCGGAAGCGCTATCACTGGAGGTGGAGGACTCCGGCGTACACGTGCTCACGGTCTGCCCGGGCGCGATCAATACCCCGTTCTTCGACGCCGAAGCGCTGGAACGGATGTCGCCGGTGTCGCGCCGGTCGATGATCGAACCGGCGCCGCTGATCGAAGCCATCATGAAAGCGCTGGCGCGCGGCCAACATGACATCACCGTGCCGCGGGCGATCACGGCGGGTTACATTGTCCGCGCGCTTGCCCCCGGCCTGATGCGCCGCAATGTCAAGCGCATGGTTCTGGATGCCACGAAACCGGCGCGCTAG